The genomic window CCTTATTTGCACTTAGCAAACGTATTACCCAAATACAAAGTACCGTAAACAAAGAAATCAATGCCATCAACGACAACATGCGAAAATCCATTACCAGTTTGGCCGATCGAAATGTTGCACAAGCCCAAACCAAACAACAGTTTGCCATGACCAGCATCAATAATTTGGCACTCTTACTTTCGGAAATAGAACAACAAATGGCCCAAAGTCAAAGCCAAAGCCAATCTTCCGGAAAAGGAAGCTGTAAAAAACCGGGCAAAGGCCAACCCAAACCATCGGCTGCCAACATGAGAGCTATGCAAGAACAACTCAGCAAACAGCTTCAAAAAATGAAAGAAGGAATGGAAAAGGGAGGACAAAAGCCGGGGGACAAAAAAGGTAGTGGGCAGAATGGCAGCATGAGCAAAGACTTGGCTAAAATGGCCGCACAACAAGAAGCAATTCGGCAAATGATGAACGATATGATGAAAAAGCAAGCCGGTAAAGATGGAAAAATGGATAAGGGACAACAAGGAAATTTAGGTCGGATGGCAGAGTTGATGGAGCAAAACGAAACAGACATGGTCAATAGAAATATTACCAACGAAACATTGAAACGTCAACAAGAGATTTTAACCCGGCTTCTGGAGGCCGAAAAGGCTGAGCGTGAACGCGGTGAAGAAGAAAAACGGGAGTCTAAAGAAGCAAAAAATCAGGAGTATAGTAACCCTGCCCTATTTTTAGAGTATAAGCGAAAAAAACAACTTGAAAACGAACTGCTAAAAACAATACCATTGGGCATGCAGCCGTTTTACAAAGAGAAAGTGAATACTTATTTTAATTCGATTGAATAATACGTCAATTATTGCAGAACAGATGGCAAGTCAACATTTGAATTTCCCTTCCAAAAGCGAAAATATTTCCTTGGTTGAAAAACTGATTGATGAGGTTTGTGCCAAGTATAGCGTGAACGAGGATCATTATGGAAATATTTTGGTTGCGGTTACCGAGGCGGTAAACAATGCCTTGTACCATGGAAATAAACTAAATCCGGATAAATTGGTTGACATCTCCTTTGTGCCAAAAGATCCAAATACTTTGGTTTTTACAATTACCGACCAGGGAGAAGGTTTTGATATTGCCGCATTGCCCGACCCAACTAATCCGGAAAACCTGGAGAAAATAAGTGGACGTGGAGTTTTTCTTATGAAAAGCCTAAGCGACGACATTACCTTCAACAACGATGGAAGAAGCGTTGAAATGCAATTTAAATTAAACTAGTTTCTTTCTCCATACATACTTAAAAGGCCGAACAAAATAGTTCGGCCTTTTTTTTGGGGCTGGCATTTTCCAAAATACATCTGTTGTACCGTTTGTTTACCGGTAGAGGTTGAGAAGAATTACCAAGCTTAGGACTTGCACCCCGGGCAACGATTGGAGCAAGTACCCCACAGCCCCGATCCCAATCGGGGCGAGGAGTACTGCGGAAAGCGTGACCCGAACGCCCATTTGAGGAAGTTGAAGTTTGAACTAAAACTTAGTTGGGCGGAGGGGGCCCGCATAAAAAACAAACTATTTAACAATAAAAATTGGAACAGAAACCCGGTGCCTTACTGCATCTAGGGTAGTACCCAATAATATATCTTTCAGCATACGATGACCATGAACACCCATCACCAGCAAATCGGAATTAAATTCGGTTACCAATACCGGAATTCTTTCCTTGGGGCTTCCATAACCCAACACATAAGAGGCCCGGTAACCATTAACGCTAAGCTCTGCTATGTACTCCTGAATATAGGACGTATCGGTTTGAGTTTCCTTATCATGAATATGATGGCCGTACATGCGAGCTCCCGCAGTTTCAACAATATGTATTAAGCGGTAATCGGCTTGTTTTCCACCCTGGCGTATTGCCTCTTTGATAGCCAATACATCCTTGTCGGAAAAGTCGATGGTAATAGCTATACGACGGTAGCTTTCAGGATGACTGAGATCGATTTGCTTTAACACACCATGTGGAGAGCCATAACTTTTGGGCTTATGCGATTTAAGCAACGGTTTGAT from Bacteroidia bacterium includes these protein-coding regions:
- a CDS encoding universal stress protein, producing the protein SWIIALVIVGLNIRLVINELESWIQSSASPWVICLTAIPAAIAALGLLAYISIKPLLKSHKPKSYGSPHGVLKQIDLSHPESYRRIAITIDFSDKDVLAIKEAIRQGGKQADYRLIHIVETAGARMYGHHIHDKETQTDTSYIQEYIAELSVNGYRASYVLGYGSPKERIPVLVTEFNSDLLVMGVHGHRMLKDILLGTTLDAVRHRVSVPIFIVK
- a CDS encoding ATP-binding protein, with translation MASQHLNFPSKSENISLVEKLIDEVCAKYSVNEDHYGNILVAVTEAVNNALYHGNKLNPDKLVDISFVPKDPNTLVFTITDQGEGFDIAALPDPTNPENLEKISGRGVFLMKSLSDDITFNNDGRSVEMQFKLN